ACAGCACGCATCCTTTTTCCCATGTGTCAGAAGTATCAGACATTTTTGGCATGCTCTGATAGgactgatgatgatgatgatgatttagcCATTCTTTCTTCTGAGGGTAATTAGGGCACCCAAGCACTCCAATCACAACTTTTCCCTCCTCTATCAATGCAAGAGCCACAGCATATTGGTCCCCACGCACAAATCCTAATGTTCCATCAACAGGATCGAGTACCCAATGTCTTCCATTGCGTCCCCCAGTTGAGTTGCATCGGCCTATGGCCTCAAGAATTTGTGAGGTTCCAAGAGCTTCCTTGGGACTCTGAAAACCATATTTTGGTGCTTCAGCTAAGCATTCATTCACAGTGTTCACAACAGCTGTCAGCAAACCTACTGAATCAGACTTTGAGAGAGTTTGAACATCTTCTTCAGCAACTATTGACACCTTTTGATTGCTAAAAGATTCCGACAGCATCAAGCTAACTGTTGCTTGAACACTCCAATCTGCTCAAGCAGTGGCACCAAGAGAATTAGTCAATTAGTATATGGTGaaatatacaaaaagaaaacaaaatggctTGGGAAAGATAACACCTTGGAGATTAGAACTTTTGGCATGAATAAGTCTACAAGTGCTTATGCACACACCAAACTATCAAGTCAACAAGCCCCATAAACAACTTGTTGAATTATCAACACCAAAGGAATATTAAAAGAGCAATCCTATTTGGTACACATTGCCAAATAAAcaatctctccctctctctctggtttttttttttttttttttatggttaaagaAACAGGTTTCAAGCACTTAGCCACAGcttgaaaacataaacaattaaTCAATTCCACATAGCATCCCAAGACGTTCTAATTCTTAGAAGCACCGAATATGGACGTCGTATTATTAGTATCTACGCCATTAATTAACCCTGAGCTTGTTCACCAGGAGTACAAAACATTCTTAGTTTTGAAACGGGTAACAGCAGAACTTTAAACAAGTTAATATTTACACCGAAAAATTAAAGCACACACAcaaacatcaaataattaattgcaTTTCACATGAAAATATCATAGTATGAATATTTCCAATCACTCAAATTTCAATAATTCCAATGCTAACATTTCCCAATCCCACTCTCTCTCAGCaaccaaaacaaacaattaCCAACACCACATTACAAATGCAGATCACCCAATGAAGCCAAAAACCTCATTCAAAGCACAtccattaaaaacttaaaaaaaaaacgaaaaataaaaataaaaaagtgaattaCCTGCAACAGTAACAAGAGAATCATCATCTTTAGACTTAACATGGTCATTACTAGTCGAAGAAACCAAGCCCTCTTGAACTCGCTGGCAAAGAGAACAAGCCATGTGAACAACTCGAACAGCCACATCCAATTCCTTAGCGTAATTGTTAtctcccatgttttttttatttatctcgtTAACCAATGTTACGAGATGCAGAGTTCAGATTTCTAACAGCCCACCTCAGAATTTGTCCTAAaattcatccaaaaaaaaacaaagaaatcacgTTCTTAACGCGAGATATTTGAAAGCCACAcacttttgtttgctttttgatgaattttagtGGCGGTCATTTGGTTGTTGCGTACTTTGGGGTTTTCTTTTCCAGCTTTTTTACGAAGAAGCGGAAACTATGTGGGTTCGAGACTTATCAGTGTAGAAACGACTCGAGTAGCGGGTTCCATACTTATGAAAAGTAATATTCCTCTTCCTACTTGTAATATTCCTACTTGTAGAGGTAATTTATGgagaataattgttttattttgaatgaccGCCTATGACATTGTGTtaaattacataattattaatcaaaaaataacaaattaaaagtaaaaattttatgattaagggtgaaaattctcaattaattagcataaaaatcagacaaaatgaaaaataaatatgtacataaaatatatttgcagTTTGAGATTTGAAAGAAATAACAAATGGAACTTAACAACTAGTGGCATTATCGTAAATAGATGAAAATTGGTCTTCCTTCCTCTTAGAATCTGTTTAAGACAGCATTTGAAAcgggatttttaaaaattttaattttttttttatgtttttagattgttgatattaagttaaattttaaaaaatatatattattttaatatatctttaaacaaaaaatattttaaaaaataactattagtATTTTTCCAAACACCCATTTAATGAAATCAACGGTTTGCGaaggaagaacaaaaaatatccTCTCCTTCGACTCTTAATTTCAGGAAGCGTTTGTTTTTTGCGTTTGTAACTGTGTTTTggcaaattttaaatttttttttttttttttttgctaaaattgagttatggttatactttttggatcgttttgatgtactgatgtcaaaaatgatttttaaaaaatgaaaaaacatcatttgcatgtatttcggcacgaaaagctatttgaaaagcaaccactaccacactgcTAAACACTCTTAAATCTTACGGCATGGAGAGTGAGAAATGAGTGATTCCTATCAAAGCAATATAACCaaattagtatataaaaaaaaaataaaaaaaaataaaaaaaaaaaacctatagaaAGAGAGGGGTTGGAGGTTTAGTGGATAGAGAAAGAAAGTGACAAATTGAAAGAGCACAAGAGAAATCTTTGGCTTTTAGTTGTGGATGCAGCTTTTAAGTGAATGATACTACTTTAAAAGCTAATATCATAGCTTATTCCATGTGTTGTTTTTAGAAGATGGAATTTGTAACTTTTCATTTCTATAATTAGATGTGGAGCTAGTCGCATTTGATagaaaaagctaaaattaatataacaagatatattattaaaaattttatttatttaaaataaaaatattattttattttatatttaaatactaaataaaaaaaattaaaatattttgtaggaCTTGAGCCTCTGCTTACCTCCCCTGGTTCTTGTCCTGCCTATAATCCTTTGGAATCCAAGAGAACTACATTAAccaacaatttttatatttttacagccGTTGCGATAGCATTATTACAGCGAGAAGTAAACTACTTTCTATCTTATTTTACAAATATTCAATTAGTGAATGTGAATTTGTTAAtagaatgatatatatatatatatatatatatatatatatatatatatagtgcaaacttcttttgtatttttttatttgagtgagAATTATTATTTGAGAAATTCAAATAAAGCAAATGATTGTTGATATACTTCAACCATCTTAGTCTTTGAATGATGTAAGTATTTGAATTGCATCTCTATTGTCATAATTTCATCTCTATAATCCGTTGAAATTCAATACAGCTACATTGACAAATAATGTTGTTGTGtaactattttatttgatgctcaagagttttcttccaataaaaattTGAGTATTTTtgcaatcaaatcaaataatatttttcgaAATGAATTTTATATACATGGTACGTAGAGTTTtcatattttgagtttttattttagggaaattatttttctcttttagacTTGTGAAAGGTTCTTGTATTATAccaataatgatgataatgatcaatatgatatattaatcttgtgtatttaatattttaatttactttatttaatgTCAAATAAATTCAAGCAATCTATTATTCAAAGtaggtattttttattcatgtttttttttttttatgataagtgaTTAGTCATAGATAATTGTAGttttaaccatagttttaaaacccagcTAGATAGGTCGACCTGAGGCTAACACCGGgccaagttgaagaaaaaataaaggaaagattAACCTGGTGTAACCTGACTGACCCAGCAAAACCAAGTCAAAACCTAATTACAATccattgacttttgttttttttaactaaaacgatgtcgttttaattttttaaaaaaaaaaaattgacccggtGACCTGGTTAAAATCCAAAACCCAAGTCTTGGACCGGGCCGGGTCTAAAAACTATTGTTTTAACaacaaatcatatatattaagtACAATCCTATTGATAGAGGATGGCTCTTTATGATAATGATCATGTCCTAGAAAACTactaaaataaaagcaaataataataactctCTTAgtaatcataaataataattacttgATCAATCAAATTTAAACCAACAATCAAAATCCTCAAAACTCATAAAATCGTAAATCACAATTAAGTGAGTATACGTGGCAGCCATCAAAAGATTAAGACGTATGATAGCACCTAATTCTCTTTCTCCTGAATAGATGAATCCTATAGTTTGTTGTTTAgacaaaataatattagttGTCGTGTGAAAGCTATATTTGTCActtttcaattcaatatatatatatatatatatatatatatatatgaagatttTATGCAACAAGAAACTGATTCATTTACTTTGACAAGGAAAGCTTAGTACATGCTACATTTTCCAGATTCTAAGAAAAGTCCAATTTGAACTATTTTACAAGCATTTATTGCCATGACCCATCTTTTCTTTATCTCCCATCTACCCCTCCTACTAATCATTTATCACATTAGATGGCTTTAGCTCACACAAAGTTCATGTTTATACTAGTAAATTTAGTAATTGACTAGATATTTCTCTGCGTTACATTgtgaataaaatcaatttttttattcaatgttaaaaaaatatttggatattattaatatgttttttttataaaaaaaaaatatgtgaagttTAACATGATAGAACATAGTTAATTTTGCAGACCCAAactaccaataaaaatatagttatagttaaaaaaaatcaactcaatattgagaCAACAACATATTAGATCTACTTGGATTTACTTGGATCGACTCGGATTCACTTGGATCGACCCAGATTAATCAGCCAAATCTTTAACCGAGGTCATGAGACCCTAATAATCCTATAGAAAGAATTAACTCGGGTTAATATGTCAAACCTTAATCATGAAATCATgataattgcataaaaaaattgaaataaattatgaaacttggTTCTCAAAgaactcaatattaaaggatgaaattgataaaaaaaatcaattaaaaaaaacacaaaaaaccacctgagtcaacccaagttaaccaATTAAACTTGTGACCCAATTCACGAATCcaagataacttcatagaaagcaaaccaaaataagTTATGAagataattctcaatcaactcaatattaaatgataatattaaaaaaaaactaaattaaaaaaacaacaaaaaactgaGGTTGTCGAGTTAACCTATAATTTGGATCATAAGACCatataaccccataaaaaacaaatagaacaaAATTATGAAGCACAACTCActatcaacccaatattaaagaattaaattgaagaaaaaaatcaattaaaaaaaatattccaagttaactcaaattaacttgttaaatctaACTTATGAGGCCaggataactctatagaaaaaaaaattattaagtcaaatttttcaattaacccaatattgaaggatgaaattgaaaaaatatattaaattaaaaaaaagaccgaAAAAACTTGAACCAACTTAGTTAACTCACAAAACTCGTGACCTTAGTCATGAGACGTTATAACactatagaaataaaatataacaaatatgaatttaaatttcaattaactaatgttaaagaatggagttgagaaaaaaataaattaaaaaaacaataaaaaaattgacccgagtcataaaaaaataaaaccaaattgtAAAAGGCCAAGGTATCTTACTACTAATTGCTATAATAAAATGCCAAGGTTTTTAGTATATGATAATAAATGATCCTGCATGCCTaagagaaaatttaatttatgattttattaaaaaaaatttatactggATCTATATTTGAGATCCTTTCACAAGTAGAGAagggattattttttattattattatttctttcttgataATGGAAGTTTCATTAAAATTTCGAGTATACATGGGATGATGAGAGCACACTTAATGATTATTGGATACTGTGATGggtagtgttttttaaaatattttttttatttaaaaatatattaaaataatttttttatttttaaaatcaatatattaactAAATTACTACATCATCAActcattttgattaaattaaactagTAACCAAAGTCCACATCAGagtttctatttcttttctaGCTTTTATCATATGGGCACCCACTGAAAGTTACTAATCCATTCAAATCAACagcctaaaaattaattttggggCTACACAACGACAAACTCATCTCAACTTAACCTAGAAACTTATATTGTACACTTGTCAACCACTAACACCATCATCATTATGACCGAGGCAGGTTTTGTTAGATAAATAGTTTAAGATAAAAACGAATAACAAATTGGTTTAAATacgtaaaaatattatttttaaggtattactttattttatatagagattaggggtgattattttcagtttggtttgatttttataaaaaaaaataaccaaataatttatttttaaaaaaaaaaaaaaactggttcaaaccgaccggttttgatttggttttttaggacaaaatcCGATTCAAACTagtttgacttgtttttttgtttggctcggttttttttgtttggcttgattttttttccgaTTTGGTTcgggtttttttagtttgagttTGGTTCGGtacggttttttcggtttcaggtttataaaaccgaaccgatcggtttttttaaattttaatcggtttttttttcacggtttggttttttcagttatttttttccagttttcttagtttaatcagattttttggatttttttactcGCCcctaataaagataatattttcagGATACAACTaaaccttctaatttttttttacagaaagaaaataagatatatatatatatatatatatatatataagtttaattGTCTATAGTTTTCTATGTCAAAACAGGTTTTAATAGACTTGAAAACATTGTAATGAAGTATTAtgtcttttaatattatgactataaataaaattatatgactattaataaaataatattttaaattaaattgaatagttGTTATTCAGTTTTATCTcaacaattataaatattaaaattaattatgaaaattaaaaaaaaaattaatctcattaacatattaaattttaagttttgaagTGTAAAGTGtcatcttttgatattataaatattcaataatagcattgtaaaacttattataaGAATCCTTCcattattgttttcatttaatttactaTACACagtaaaaactcattttttaaaaacacttaaaaaaaatcaatataaaatagctatctttctttattttttatttatttataatctacACCAATATATCCCCTCACGATTAGATGAAACATATGCATCGAAGTACTTCGTTTGTTTCCTTGCCACATGTCAGTTACCTAACGATCAGTACCACATGTACCAAACAGTTGCCATGTATGCGTATAAATACCATGACAACCACACTTGCCATTAGCGTGCTGCAAAACACACACGAATAACCTCAAAAATCTCACAAATATTTCATTGCAATGGTTTGTTTCTGTTTCTTGGTGGACCAGACAAGGAAGGTTAGAAGATTCAAGCCGGTAGCCGGGTCATGTTCAAGGTGCGGTCGTGGTGCAAGCGTCGCTGATATGAGAACTTCAACAAGATTTTGTTATGTTCCATTTTACTGGGATTCTTGGAGAGCTATTATCTGTACCTTCTGTGGAGCTATTCTCAAATCTTACAGATGAATTTtcgagctatatatatatatatatattcgataAAAGTTTTGGAGCTATATAAACACATAAATCTATGATCACTTGACTTTATtttggctctctctctctttctccaccTTCTTCTGTTTCTTACTCCATGTTATGTATGAATCTTCGTATAATAAGATGCCTTCTGAGGGATTGACTTTGGTTTAAGGGTATATGTTACTTTCTCATTTCTGGGTAACGTCGGATGGAGGATAGTACTCTGCAACTTTGGTGCTGCAGCAAATTAGTATTGCTCCTGTATGTTTAATCTCTTCTGCTGGAAAACGATACTAGGTCTGGGAATGCTTGGCGATCAAGCAGCTGGTTCATAAGTCAGCGAATGAATTGTACAGTTCATCAAGTATTAGAACACGTAGAGAGAACCCATGTAAATGATATATATACTCCAACTATCATAAGGATATTGACATCGTGATGAATCATGCAAATAGTTTTAAATCCTTGCCAGCTTAATTTCTATATCTTCTCTGGATTGTTTTTCCGAATTTGAACAGGTCTTGCTTGACACAGACCCTTCTCATTGTGCTTGAGTAAAATCATCGTCGCGGCTTCATATTTGGAGGCGTAGGTGATTAAACAAGAGAGAAGTGTGTTTTCATCTATTGGAAACAGCAATTTCATCTAATGGATGTGTTTTCGTTAGTCTGAAATTGAGATCTGCGTTTCCAGGCACAAGAGCATGCATGTTATCCTGATAcctaaaattgattaaaaccaCACATTGGATGTCAAAGTTTTGAGCAcaaataatcttaattttttttcaaatgttcaCATAGAAATGTGATAGCGACTATTTGAATGAAGGGGAGAAGAGGGATAGCTTGCCATGCCAATAATGCAAGCTTTTAATGCTTCTTATAAAAAGTCCAGATCAAGAGCACTgcctttgatttttaataaaaacgtCCCTGTAACCTAGGCGATGAGGAGCTTGCCCTCCAAGCTAGTTGACTCTTAAAAAGCAGCGAAAGAGACTGCAAGAaaattcagaagaaaaaaaaaaaaggaaaaaaacattgatagTGTTTATCATGCTGTCGAAGGAATCATTTCTGATATTTTCGATTAACAGGATGCATCactggtaaaaaaattaattaaattccaaATGTTAAGGCTTAAATTCTAATGGAATTTATTCtctgtattaaaataatattttttttatttttaaaaaaatatttttaatataatctaaaaaaataatttgaagtaaaaaaaaatttaaaaaatttttttttaaaaataaaaacaaataaaataaaaatcctgtgattttttattttatttttggttgattgtgagtgtttttttttattttttatttaagatatttgTAGTTGTatcttcaaataaatatatttataaaaattaaatcggCAGAGTagttgtatcttttttttttatttacgtggatgttccggccagcttgcgcgtaccacgactaatctcacggctcactgaacatcctgtaaACCCAGTGAGCATATAAGATATCGCGGGGATGACATGCGTGCATGGTGAAGTTTGAACccaaatgcaaagaaaaaaaataaatcctctTTAATCACTTGGTCAAACCTCAAGAGCAGATTAGTTGTATATTCATCGGCAGAGTAGTTGATTGCGAGTGTGATTGAATTTAAAGTTTTCTCCGAATctgttaaaaatacatttattagGTAAGACTAGTCAAAGCCCAAACATGTTGACCATTAAAATCCTTAGTTTTGACAGGAACGTTATCACGCCACGCTGCTTGGCATAAATGTGTGCTTCCGGATTTGGACACCATGTTGAACTTCAAGTTATTCTCTCTCTATATTTTCCCCCCTTGACGGTTGGTAAAAAATTAGTTGGGTTTCCCACGCCCTTTCAAAGAAAACTAGCTATTTAATCCACGTATTGCCGCGTgtctgtaatttaaaaaaaaaaaaacaattatgggtATACAAGTtaacaataatcaaataaaattaaataaaaatctaaaatataaataaaaaagttcatgTAATTacctaatcaaataaaataataattatttatataaataaacaaaaagaaacattaacaataatcaaaagagaaactaaaaaaataagagatggGTGTAAgctaatatatttgatattgcaATGTAGGTTATTTATCTAActgtgtttaatgaatttatttatgaaaattaatttgtaatagaaatagacatacataaaatttattgaataaaataaaaggaaaaaattatatgcaagactgcacatattaaaaacattgtaaaaaataaattttgttatttttaaaactaagtttaatctatataaaatataaaaataaattatatataactcACACTAACCTCATAAGAAATTAAACACActcaatatcataaaaaaataatcgttGTTTCAAAAGgactaaataagaaaacaaaatcacaaaaatgattattaatcaaaatatgcaaaaaatatttttaaaaatacatataaaaaattaataatttaaaataatatatatataaaaaaaaaaagaacgaagtCATGTGCTATGGGCCTGGTAAGCTAAGGCCTAGCGCCTAGCCCACAAAAAAAAGGCTAACGCataaacctttattttattttattttgaagtaaATGGGGTGGCAATACATGAGGCATTATCTATAATTGTTCAGAATCTGGTTGCTATAGTGGCTGGAAAAACGAGGCTCTTGTTTTTTCAACTCAAAACTtattttgaacttattttttttacctcaa
This is a stretch of genomic DNA from Populus alba chromosome 11, ASM523922v2, whole genome shotgun sequence. It encodes these proteins:
- the LOC118047549 gene encoding 3',5'-bisphosphate nucleotidase AHL, which codes for MGDNNYAKELDVAVRVVHMACSLCQRVQEGLVSSTSNDHVKSKDDDSLVTVADWSVQATVSLMLSESFSNQKVSIVAEEDVQTLSKSDSVGLLTAVVNTVNECLAEAPKYGFQSPKEALGTSQILEAIGRCNSTGGRNGRHWVLDPVDGTLGFVRGDQYAVALALIEEGKVVIGVLGCPNYPQKKEWLNHHHHHQSYQSMPKMSDTSDTWEKGCVLYAQKGSGEAWMQPLIHGNKKHTWSSSAQRVLVSAIDDPALATFCEPVEKANTNHSFTAGVAHSMGLKKQPLRVHSMVKYAAIARGDAEIFMKFAQSGYKEKIWDHAAGVIIVEEAGGVVTDAGGHPLDFSRGLYLEGLDRGIVACSGTTLHEKLIGSVYASWESSNL
- the LOC118047548 gene encoding uncharacterized protein, translating into MVCFCFLVDQTRKVRRFKPVAGSCSRCGRGASVADMRTSTRFCYVPFYWDSWRAIICTFCGAILKSYR